Proteins from one Deinococcus sp. AB2017081 genomic window:
- a CDS encoding ABC transporter substrate-binding protein, which translates to MNRLSRATLALAAALSVSHSLAVTRGGQLVYGRYADSLFLDPVLNDANLDIWILTNLYDTLLQPTADGKGVQPGLASRYAASTDGKTMTLTMRPGLKFADGSALTAADVKWSLDRARQPDAGAWSSSLASIDSITASGQTVTLKLKRPDPTLPAALATFNAAIMPQKLFTAAAGKNDAEKAKAFAEKPIGSGPFVLSEWKRGSYMVLKRNPYYWKKGEDGKALPYLDTVRFEIIPDDNTRILKLQAGELQGAEFIPLSRVAELKRDARLDMELFPSTKVSSIFMNNRPTLKNGAENPLSDVRVRQALNYATNKDALIQVVTFGTGKVMKSFMSSTTPLYDAAQKGFPYDLAKAKSLLAATKYKNGFEVSVMATSGSADDLALLTAMQQMWGAIGVRLKIEQLDAATKTARYRANDFQMRTGAWTNDINDPSQITSYYAIFDNIESVHTGFKNAEIDKLFAQSQQELSRVNRASQYRRIQTIYQQAAPIVYLYETPYPVALSKKVGGFVQIPLGNNIFAGAWLDK; encoded by the coding sequence ATGAACAGACTGTCACGTGCCACGCTCGCGCTCGCCGCCGCACTCAGTGTTTCCCACTCACTTGCCGTCACGCGCGGTGGCCAACTGGTCTACGGGCGCTATGCCGACTCGCTGTTTCTCGACCCTGTCCTGAACGACGCCAACCTCGACATCTGGATCCTGACCAACCTGTACGACACGCTGCTCCAGCCCACCGCCGACGGCAAGGGCGTGCAGCCGGGCCTGGCCAGCCGCTACGCCGCGTCGACCGACGGCAAGACCATGACCCTGACGATGCGCCCCGGCCTGAAGTTCGCCGACGGCAGCGCCCTGACCGCCGCCGACGTGAAGTGGTCGCTCGACCGCGCCCGGCAGCCCGACGCCGGGGCGTGGAGCTCCTCGCTGGCGAGCATCGACTCGATCACGGCCAGCGGCCAGACCGTGACCCTGAAACTGAAGCGCCCCGATCCCACGCTGCCCGCCGCGCTGGCGACCTTCAACGCCGCGATCATGCCGCAGAAGCTGTTCACGGCCGCCGCCGGCAAGAACGACGCCGAGAAGGCCAAGGCCTTCGCCGAGAAGCCCATCGGCTCGGGGCCGTTCGTCCTGAGCGAGTGGAAGCGCGGCTCTTACATGGTGCTCAAGCGCAACCCCTACTACTGGAAGAAGGGCGAGGACGGCAAGGCGCTGCCCTACCTGGACACCGTGCGCTTCGAGATCATCCCCGACGACAACACCCGCATCCTGAAGCTGCAGGCCGGGGAACTCCAGGGCGCAGAATTCATCCCGCTGAGCCGCGTGGCCGAACTCAAGCGCGACGCCCGGCTGGACATGGAACTCTTCCCCTCGACCAAGGTCAGCTCGATCTTCATGAACAACCGCCCCACGCTGAAGAACGGGGCCGAGAACCCCCTGAGCGACGTGCGCGTGCGCCAGGCACTGAACTACGCCACCAACAAGGACGCCCTGATCCAGGTCGTGACCTTCGGCACCGGCAAGGTCATGAAGTCGTTCATGTCCTCGACCACGCCGCTGTACGACGCCGCGCAGAAGGGCTTCCCCTACGACCTGGCGAAGGCCAAGTCGCTGCTGGCCGCCACGAAGTACAAGAACGGCTTCGAGGTCAGCGTCATGGCCACCAGCGGCAGCGCCGACGATCTGGCACTGCTCACCGCCATGCAGCAGATGTGGGGGGCCATCGGGGTGCGGCTCAAGATCGAGCAGCTCGACGCCGCCACCAAGACCGCCCGCTACCGTGCCAACGACTTCCAGATGCGCACCGGGGCGTGGACGAACGACATCAACGACCCGTCGCAGATCACGTCGTACTACGCGATCTTCGACAACATCGAGTCCGTGCATACCGGCTTCAAGAATGCCGAGATCGACAAACTCTTCGCGCAGAGCCAGCAGGAACTCAGCCGCGTGAACCGCGCGTCGCAGTACCGTCGCATCCAGACCATCTACCAGCAGGCCGCGCCGATCGTGTACCTGTACGAGACGCCGTATCCGGTGGCGCTCTCGAAGAAGGTGGGCGGCTTCGTGCAGATCCCGCTGGGCAACAACATCTTCGCCGGAGCGTGGCTCGACAAGTAA
- a CDS encoding ABC transporter permease yields the protein MHTSYVVKRLLQIIPTFLAVMLLVFLLVRLLPGDPASAILGDRATTEIVERTNRELGLDQPLPVQFGIFVQRLLTGDLGDSISLKVPVMRLIVERLPVTLFLTVYAAVLGVLLAVPLAVLAAVRRNTWVDALIRGVFQVGLSLPVFYVALQLLTLLGARLGWFPIGGYGEGFGGHLYHLFLPALTLGLNLAAVLVRTLRSAVIEVLTAEYVEFARAKGMAARVILSRHVLRNALISTVTLLGLNIGALIGGAVITETVFAIPGVGRLMVDAIFGRDYPVIQGLTLTFAVLVSLVFLVTDLLHARLDPRTELS from the coding sequence ATGCACACCAGTTATGTTGTCAAGCGGCTACTCCAGATCATCCCGACCTTCCTGGCGGTCATGCTGCTGGTCTTCCTGCTCGTGAGACTCCTGCCGGGCGACCCGGCCAGCGCGATCCTGGGCGACCGTGCCACCACCGAGATCGTCGAGCGCACCAACCGCGAGCTGGGGCTGGATCAGCCGCTGCCGGTGCAGTTCGGTATCTTCGTGCAGCGCCTCCTGACCGGTGATCTGGGCGACTCGATCAGCCTGAAGGTGCCGGTCATGCGCCTGATCGTGGAACGGCTGCCCGTCACGCTGTTCCTGACCGTGTACGCCGCCGTGCTGGGTGTGCTGCTCGCCGTGCCGCTGGCGGTGCTGGCCGCCGTGCGCCGCAACACCTGGGTGGACGCGCTGATCCGGGGCGTGTTCCAGGTCGGGCTGTCGCTGCCGGTGTTCTACGTGGCGCTGCAACTGCTGACGCTGCTGGGCGCCCGGCTCGGCTGGTTTCCCATCGGCGGCTACGGCGAGGGCTTCGGCGGCCACCTGTACCACCTGTTCCTGCCCGCGCTGACGCTGGGGCTGAACCTGGCGGCGGTGCTGGTGCGCACGCTCAGAAGCGCCGTCATCGAGGTGCTGACCGCCGAGTACGTGGAGTTCGCCCGCGCCAAGGGGATGGCGGCGCGGGTGATCCTGAGCCGGCACGTGCTGCGCAACGCCCTGATCTCGACCGTGACCCTGCTCGGCCTGAACATCGGGGCGCTGATCGGGGGCGCGGTCATCACCGAGACGGTGTTCGCCATTCCCGGCGTGGGTCGCCTGATGGTGGACGCCATCTTCGGGCGCGACTACCCGGTCATCCAGGGCCTGACCCTGACCTTTGCGGTGCTGGTGTCGCTGGTCTTTCTGGTGACCGACCTGCTGCACGCCCGCCTCGACCCCCGCACGGAGCTGAGCTGA
- a CDS encoding ABC transporter permease, whose translation MTAVTTVPAAPVRTRRGPKPTLLIGLILLAVLIVAALFPAALAPHSPTDFDYEAILQGPTARHPFGTDNFGRDVLSRVIYGTRVDLQIAIFTTLFPFLFGTLLGALTGYLGRWADAVVGRIADLVVVFPFLVLVIAIVAVLGPGLTNMYIAVSAVGWVSYWRLTRGEVMSQKKAEYAQAGRVLGYSPSRILLRHLLPNAVTPAIVYLMTDMSLGILLGASLGYLGLGAQPPTPEWGVMVADGKNFMATAWWISTFPGLALTLAGVTFSLIGDGLADALRPRA comes from the coding sequence ATGACCGCCGTCACGACCGTTCCCGCCGCCCCGGTTCGCACGCGGCGCGGCCCCAAGCCCACCCTGCTGATCGGGCTGATCCTGCTGGCCGTGCTGATCGTCGCGGCGCTGTTTCCGGCCGCCCTGGCGCCGCACAGCCCCACCGATTTCGACTACGAGGCCATCCTGCAGGGGCCGACCGCCCGGCACCCCTTCGGCACCGACAACTTCGGGCGCGACGTGCTGAGCCGCGTGATCTACGGCACGCGCGTCGATCTCCAGATCGCCATCTTCACGACCCTGTTTCCCTTCCTGTTCGGCACGCTGCTGGGCGCGCTCACCGGTTACCTGGGCCGCTGGGCCGACGCCGTGGTCGGGCGGATCGCCGATCTGGTGGTCGTCTTTCCCTTCCTGGTGCTGGTCATCGCCATCGTGGCGGTGCTGGGGCCGGGGCTCACCAACATGTACATCGCGGTCAGTGCGGTGGGCTGGGTCAGCTACTGGCGGCTCACGCGCGGCGAGGTCATGAGCCAGAAGAAGGCCGAGTACGCGCAGGCGGGCCGGGTGCTGGGCTACAGCCCCAGCCGGATCCTGCTGCGCCACCTGCTGCCCAACGCGGTCACGCCGGCCATCGTGTACCTGATGACCGACATGAGTCTGGGCATCCTGCTGGGGGCCTCGCTGGGCTACCTGGGCCTGGGCGCGCAGCCGCCGACCCCGGAATGGGGCGTGATGGTCGCCGACGGCAAGAACTTCATGGCGACCGCGTGGTGGATCTCGACCTTCCCGGGCCTGGCCCTGACGCTGGCCGGCGTGACCTTCTCGCTGATCGGCGATGGCCTGGCCGACGCCCTGAGGCCCCGCGCATGA
- a CDS encoding ABC transporter ATP-binding protein, with the protein MTALTETGIGTPVTAPLLSVHDLNVRIPTPSGTLHAVRGVNFDLHPGEMLGVVGESGSGKSVTLRALLRLHRPPIAMSGEVRYGGRNLLALSDQQLRGVRGGQISMIFQEPMSALNPVLTVGEQITENLREHKGLRGRAAQERAADLLDLTGIPSPRARLSDYPHQFSGGMRQRAMIAIALASEPRVLLADEPTTALDVTIQDQILRLLLKLRGELGMAVILVTHDLGVVAQTCDRVAVMYGGRLMETAPVVELFRQPRHAYALGLLRSLPGVGGERRPLVPIPGGPPDLRITPQGCAFYPRCAYGDDACLGTEPPLVPVAPGRDSACVHADRLPPPGDLA; encoded by the coding sequence ATGACGGCGCTCACAGAGACCGGGATCGGCACGCCCGTCACCGCGCCGCTGCTGAGTGTCCACGACCTGAACGTCCGCATCCCCACGCCCTCGGGCACGCTGCACGCGGTGCGCGGCGTGAACTTCGATCTGCACCCCGGCGAGATGCTGGGCGTGGTCGGCGAGAGCGGCTCGGGCAAGAGCGTGACCCTGCGGGCGCTGCTGCGGCTGCACCGCCCGCCGATCGCCATGAGCGGCGAGGTGCGCTACGGCGGCCGGAACCTGCTGGCCCTGAGCGACCAGCAGCTGCGCGGCGTGCGCGGCGGCCAGATCAGCATGATCTTCCAGGAGCCCATGAGTGCCCTGAACCCGGTGCTGACGGTGGGCGAGCAGATCACCGAGAACCTGCGCGAACACAAAGGGCTGCGGGGGCGGGCGGCCCAGGAGCGGGCGGCCGACCTGCTCGACCTGACCGGGATTCCCAGCCCACGGGCGCGGCTCTCGGACTACCCGCACCAGTTCTCGGGCGGGATGCGCCAGCGGGCCATGATCGCCATTGCGCTGGCGTCCGAGCCGCGCGTGCTGCTGGCCGACGAGCCCACCACGGCGCTGGACGTGACCATCCAGGATCAGATCCTGCGGCTGCTTCTGAAACTGCGGGGCGAGCTGGGCATGGCGGTCATCCTGGTGACGCACGACCTGGGCGTGGTCGCGCAGACCTGCGACCGCGTGGCGGTGATGTACGGCGGCCGGCTGATGGAGACCGCGCCCGTCGTGGAACTGTTCCGCCAGCCCCGGCACGCCTACGCGCTGGGCCTGCTGCGCAGCCTGCCGGGCGTGGGCGGCGAGCGCCGGCCGCTGGTGCCGATTCCCGGCGGCCCGCCGGATCTGCGGATCACGCCCCAGGGCTGCGCCTTCTACCCACGCTGCGCCTACGGCGACGACGCCTGCCTGGGCACCGAACCCCCGCTGGTGCCGGTGGCCCCCGGCCGCGACAGCGCGTGTGTACACGCCGACCGCCTGCCGCCCCCCGGAGACCTGGCATGA
- a CDS encoding ABC transporter ATP-binding protein, with the protein MSAPTQTLTPSATASDTVLEVSGLTKTFPAGQSLLSRLRGQPRTVVQALTDVHLSVRRGETLGIVGESGCGKSTLARTLVRLYDADSGSVRYGGAEVTTLAGADLRAYNRSVQMIFQDPYSSLNPRMTVEQVLREVLGVHKMRPPEQIGARIQELLSLVGLPPEAAGRLPHEFSGGQRQRIGIARALALEPEILIADELVSALDVSVQAQVVNLLLELQDRLGLTVLFVAHDLRLVRHLSHRVAVMYLGRVVEVADTATLFAAPRHPYTQGLLAAAPSLEPGTRSSEPAISGELPSPLNVPSGCAFRTRCPHTFDRCATERPALLPTSGGEVACHLYDPAGSVPERPGQERQGTVIP; encoded by the coding sequence ATGAGCGCCCCCACCCAGACCCTCACGCCCAGCGCCACAGCATCCGACACCGTGCTGGAGGTCAGCGGCCTGACCAAAACCTTCCCGGCGGGGCAGTCGCTGCTCTCGCGGCTGCGGGGACAGCCCCGCACGGTCGTGCAGGCCCTGACCGACGTGCACCTGAGCGTGCGCCGGGGCGAGACGCTGGGCATCGTGGGCGAGAGCGGCTGCGGCAAGTCCACCCTGGCCCGCACGCTGGTGCGCCTCTACGACGCCGACAGCGGCAGCGTCCGCTACGGCGGCGCGGAGGTGACGACCCTCGCGGGGGCCGACCTGCGGGCCTACAACCGCTCGGTGCAGATGATCTTCCAGGATCCCTACTCCAGCCTGAACCCACGCATGACGGTCGAGCAGGTGCTGCGCGAGGTGCTGGGCGTCCACAAGATGCGGCCCCCGGAGCAGATCGGAGCCCGCATTCAGGAACTCCTGAGTCTGGTCGGCCTGCCCCCGGAAGCGGCCGGACGGCTGCCGCACGAATTCAGCGGCGGGCAGCGCCAGCGCATCGGCATCGCGCGGGCGCTGGCGCTGGAGCCCGAGATCCTGATCGCCGACGAACTGGTCTCGGCGCTGGACGTGTCGGTGCAGGCGCAGGTCGTGAACCTGCTGCTGGAGTTGCAGGATCGCCTGGGCCTGACCGTGCTGTTCGTGGCGCACGACCTGCGGCTGGTGCGCCACCTGTCGCACCGGGTGGCGGTGATGTACCTGGGCCGGGTGGTCGAGGTCGCGGACACGGCCACCCTGTTCGCCGCGCCCCGGCATCCCTACACCCAGGGCCTGCTGGCCGCCGCCCCCTCGCTGGAACCCGGCACCCGCAGCAGCGAGCCCGCCATCTCGGGCGAGCTGCCCAGCCCGCTGAACGTGCCGAGCGGCTGCGCCTTCCGCACGCGCTGCCCGCACACCTTCGACCGCTGCGCCACCGAGCGGCCGGCACTGCTGCCGACCTCGGGCGGCGAGGTCGCGTGCCACCTGTACGATCCCGCCGGGTCGGTGCCGGAACGTCCGGGGCAGGAGCGGCAGGGTACGGTGATTCCATGA
- a CDS encoding GntR family transcriptional regulator, with protein sequence MTAPTLDTPAAFVRPLSIDRTLDVPVGAQLRGQLEYGIACGEIARGTRLPSVRELSQELGVAHVTVAQVYKELLGLGLIVTARGRGTYVADAPRVQNSPDHARLRDLLSGAIGDAQREGFTLRQISEVMGVLLARAGQPAQEGVTVLLVGLFADATRSYAADLHPALRPGDRVQTVTLGELRRGDGLEHAHAADVVLALAHRLAETQALLPGVTVIPVGFIPAQATRAALAGLSPLSTVALVATFEDFLPTFLAGVRRFAPHVLTLNATHLHAPGLQTVLEDADVVVYATGSEMVRDLVPGTAAIEYRHMIDPRDVEGLVLPAVEARRKEHHDNNSR encoded by the coding sequence ATGACTGCGCCCACCCTGGACACGCCCGCCGCCTTCGTCCGGCCCCTGAGCATCGACCGCACGCTGGACGTGCCGGTGGGGGCGCAGCTGCGCGGGCAGCTGGAATACGGCATCGCCTGCGGGGAGATCGCGCGGGGCACCCGCCTGCCCAGCGTGCGCGAGCTGTCGCAGGAGCTGGGGGTGGCGCACGTCACGGTGGCGCAGGTCTACAAGGAGCTGCTGGGCCTGGGCCTGATCGTCACGGCGCGGGGACGCGGCACCTACGTGGCCGACGCGCCGCGCGTGCAGAACAGCCCGGATCACGCCCGGCTGCGCGACCTGCTGTCGGGGGCCATCGGGGACGCGCAGCGCGAGGGCTTCACGCTGCGGCAGATCAGCGAGGTCATGGGCGTGCTGCTGGCCCGCGCCGGCCAGCCCGCCCAGGAGGGCGTGACCGTGCTGCTGGTGGGCCTCTTCGCCGACGCCACGCGCTCGTACGCCGCCGACCTGCACCCCGCGCTGCGCCCCGGCGACCGGGTGCAGACGGTCACGCTGGGCGAACTGCGCCGGGGGGACGGCCTGGAGCACGCCCACGCCGCCGACGTGGTGCTGGCCCTGGCCCACCGCCTGGCCGAGACGCAGGCGCTGCTGCCGGGTGTGACCGTCATCCCCGTGGGCTTCATTCCCGCCCAGGCCACCCGCGCCGCCCTGGCGGGCCTGAGCCCGCTCTCGACGGTCGCGCTGGTCGCCACCTTCGAGGACTTCCTGCCCACCTTCCTGGCCGGCGTCCGCCGTTTTGCGCCGCACGTGCTGACACTGAACGCCACGCACCTGCACGCCCCCGGCCTCCAGACCGTTCTGGAGGACGCAGACGTGGTCGTGTACGCCACCGGCTCGGAGATGGTGCGGGATCTCGTGCCCGGCACCGCCGCCATCGAATACCGCCACATGATCGACCCGCGCGACGTGGAAGGGCTGGTGCTTCCCGCCGTGGAGGCCCGCCGCAAGGAACACCATGACAACAATTCCCGGTGA